One region of Culex pipiens pallens isolate TS chromosome 2, TS_CPP_V2, whole genome shotgun sequence genomic DNA includes:
- the LOC120429494 gene encoding uncharacterized protein LOC120429494 isoform X1, protein MNCFFFYSYLIYFIGFLISLSYYIKDILQYRRLGNLITSRRAIVQPAAPVERRQPARKYVSSHRHKMLRRRWINVVNRLSGKLRIKPPRERYELYFDSDGEIGIRTISA, encoded by the exons ATGAACTGTTTCTTCTTCTATTCGTACCTTATCTATTTCATTGGATTCCTGATTTCGCTAAGCTACTACATAAAGGACATCCTTCAGTACCGCAGGCTGGGAAATCTAATAACATCAAGAAGAGCAATAGTTCAACCAGCAGCACCCGTTGAGAG AAGACAACCCGCCCGGAAGTACGTCAGCAGTCATCGGCACAAAATGCTCCGCCGGAGGTGGATCAACGTGGTCAACCGGCTTAGCGGGAAACTACGGATTAAGCCACCCCGCGAGCGGTACGAGCTGTACTTTGACTCGGATGGGGAAATTGGCATCAGGACCATCTCGGCTTAG
- the LOC120429483 gene encoding uncharacterized protein LOC120429483, with translation MAQTIPNCIIVRIAALIAEPPPCNATTINYPSETALNSCAETFRMSLKLIAVVIATFCWMMAFFAVQTRAGSVLEQIPANPSFSYSTFSRRYPVQRHGVVQPVVTYQNHGQEADAGLAYNLVKSRGLRNLESQFDGHFTF, from the exons ATGGCCCAGACGATCCCGAACTGCATCATTGTTCGAATTGCAGCTCTCATCGCAGAACCACCACCGTGTAACGCTACTACCATCAATTACCCTTCGGAAACTGCACTGAATTCTTGCGCAGAAACGTTCAGAATGTCCTTGAAG CTCATCGCAGTGGTGATTGCTACCTTCTGCTGGATGATGGCGTTTTTCGCCGTGCAGACTCGTGCGGGGTCAGTTCTGGAGCAAATACCGGCCAACCCCTCGTTCAGCTACAGTACCTTCAGCCGGCGATATCCAGTGCAGCGGCACGGGGTGGTGCAACCCGTGGTGACCTATCAGAACCACGGTCAAGAAGCGGACGCCGGGTTGGCTTATAATTTGGTCAAGTCTCGTGGCTTGAGAAATTTGGAGAGCCAATTTGATGGACATTTTACGTTTTAG
- the LOC120429494 gene encoding uncharacterized protein LOC120429494 isoform X2 → MNCFFFYSYLIYFIGFLISLSYYIKDILQYRRLGNLITSRRAIVQPAAPVERQPARKYVSSHRHKMLRRRWINVVNRLSGKLRIKPPRERYELYFDSDGEIGIRTISA, encoded by the exons ATGAACTGTTTCTTCTTCTATTCGTACCTTATCTATTTCATTGGATTCCTGATTTCGCTAAGCTACTACATAAAGGACATCCTTCAGTACCGCAGGCTGGGAAATCTAATAACATCAAGAAGAGCAATAGTTCAACCAGCAGCACCCGTTGAGAG ACAACCCGCCCGGAAGTACGTCAGCAGTCATCGGCACAAAATGCTCCGCCGGAGGTGGATCAACGTGGTCAACCGGCTTAGCGGGAAACTACGGATTAAGCCACCCCGCGAGCGGTACGAGCTGTACTTTGACTCGGATGGGGAAATTGGCATCAGGACCATCTCGGCTTAG
- the LOC120428909 gene encoding uncharacterized protein LOC120428909, translated as MAFKIALIFATLAYVSAGAIDSGIHHSTLPVAVGYNQHPQLHHGHQAISYADHTQGHLNAYAPHSYAGVPAQVYSAPITKAYAVPAATAGHGYAHTVSHGQNYGYSGHGYNFAAALPHGQNYGYAGVGHAATPLTTYGHHGVLAPVVADHTAYAHGGHVAYNKHAAGHYVH; from the exons ATGGCTTTCAAA ATCGCGCTCATTTTCGCCACCCTGGCTTACGTTAGCGCCGGTGCCATCGATTCCGGCATCCACCACTCCACCCTCCCAGTGGCCGTTGGCTACAACCAGCACCCTCAACTGCACCACGGTCACCAGGCCATCTCGTACGCTGACCACACCCAGGGACACCTCAACGCGTACGCCCCTCACTCGTACGCCGGAGTTCCAGCCCAGGTCTACTCGGCCCCGATCACCAAGGCCTATGCCGTCCCAGCCGCCACCGCCGGTCATGGTTATGCCCACACCGTGTCCCACGGTCAGAACTATGGATATTCCGGCCATGGATACAACTTCGCCGCTGCTCTGCCCCATGGTCAGAACTACGGATATGCCGGAGTTGGACATGCCGCCACCCCGCTGACCACCTACGGACACCATGGAGTCTTGGCTCCGGTTGTGGCTGATCATACTGCCTACGCCCATGGAGGTCATGTGGCCTACAACAAGCATGCTGCTGGTCACTACGTTCACTAA
- the LOC120428903 gene encoding uncharacterized protein LOC120428903, with product MAFKIALLFATLAYVSAGAVDSGIHHSTLPVAVGYNQHPQLHHGHQAISYADHTQGHLNAYAPHSYAGVPAQVYSAPITKAYAVPASTAGHGYAHTVFHGQNYGYSGHGYNYAAALPHGQNYGYAGYGHAAAPLTTYGHHHGVVAPVVADHTAYAHAGHVAYNKHAGHYVH from the exons ATGGCTTTCAAA ATCGCCCTCCTTTTCGCCACCCTGGCCTACGTCAGCGCCGGTGCCGTCGATTCCGGTATCCACCACTCCACCCTCCCGGTTGCCGTTGGCTACAACCAGCACCCACAGCTGCACCACGGTCATCAGGCCATCTCGTACGCTGACCACACCCAGGGACACCTCAACGCGTACGCCCCTCACTCGTACGCCGGAGTTCCAGCCCAGGTCTACTCGGCCCCGATCACCAAGGCCTATGCCGTCCCAGCCTCCACTGCCGGTCATGGTTATGCCCACACCGTGTTCCACGGCCAGAACTATGGATATTCCGGCCATGGCTACAACTATGCCGCTGCTCTGCCTCATGGTCAGAACTACGGATATGCCGGATACGGTCATGCCGCCGCCCCGCTGACCACCTACGGTCACCACCATGGAGTTGTGGCTCCGGTTGTGGCTGATCATACCGCCTACGCCCATGCAGGTCATGTGGCCTACAACAAGCATGCTGGTCACTACGTTCACTGA